The Salvia splendens isolate huo1 chromosome 21, SspV2, whole genome shotgun sequence genome includes a window with the following:
- the LOC121784758 gene encoding NADH dehydrogenase [ubiquinone] iron-sulfur protein 1, mitochondrial-like — protein MGLTHLASRAIFRSARLAASNSRYLRRSIVTTPELHNSAEAAAADARPQPDLPKRNPVAGARVHFPNPDDAIEVFVDGYPVKIPKGMTVLQACMLAGVDVPRFCYHDRLSIAGNCRMCLVEVEKSPKPVASCAMPALPGMKIKTDTPLAKKAREGVMEFLLMNHPLDCPICDQGGECDLQDQSMAFGSDRGRFTETKRSVVDKNLGPLVKTVMTRCIQCTRCVRFASEIAGVPDLGMLGRGSGEEIGTYVEKLMTSELSGNVIDICPVGALTSKPFAFKARNWELKGTESIDITDAVGSNIRIDSRGPEVMRIVPRLNEDINEEWISDKTRFFYDGLKRQRLNDPMIRGADGRFKAVSWHDALAVVAEAIHKVEPEEIVGVAGKLSDAESMMALKDFLNKMGSDKIWCEGNGPSPNADLRSGYIMNTSISGLEKADAFLLVGTQPRVEAAMVNARIRKTVKATNAKVGYVGPPADLNYAHEHLGTGPETLTELAEGRHPFYSSLSNAKNPVIIVGAGIFGRNDKDSIFSVVETIAKKINGVRPEWNGLNVLLLNAAQAAALDLGLVAESEKSIESAKFVYLMGADDVNLDRTPDDAFVVYQGHHGDRGVYRANVILPASAFTEKEGTYSNTEGCAQTTVPAVPTVGDSRDDWKIIRALSEVAGSALPYNNLNAIRSRISTVAPNLLHVDEREPAVFSTSALRPEVKENPDAAPFTAAVENFYMTDSITRASKIMAQCSALLKK, from the exons ATGGGGCTGACTCACCTCGCTTCTCGGGCCATTTTCCGATCCGCCCGCCTCGCTGCCTCCAACTCCCGCTACCTCCGCCGCTCCATCGTCACCACCCCGGAGCTCCACAACTCCGCTGAAGCAGCTGCGGCGGATGCCCGACCTCAGCCAGATCTCCCCAAGCGGAACCCTGTGGCCGGCGCTCGTGTCCATTTCCCCAACCCGGATGACGCAATCGAGGTCTTCGTCGATGGCTACCCTGTCAAAATCCCTAAGGGGATGACGGTGCTCCAGGCCTGCATGCTCGCAGGCGTCGATGTTCCCAGGTTCTGCTACCACGACCGCCTCTCCATCGCCGGAAACTGCCGTATGTGCCTCGTCGAGGTTGAGAAATCACCTAAGCCTGTCGCCTCCTGCGCTATGCCCGCTCTTCCAG GAATGAAAATCAAGACAGATACCCCACTCGCAAAGAAGGCGCGGGAAGGAGTAATGGAGTTTCTATTAATGAATCATCCACTGGATTGCCCAATCTGTGACCAGGGTGGAGAGTGTGATCTCCAGGATCAGTCGATGGCTTTTGGTTCTGATCGTGGTCGTTTTACTGAAACTAAGAGATCAGTAGTTGATAAGAACCTAGGCCCTCTGGTTAAGACAGTGATGACTCGATGTATCCAGTGTACCAG GTGTGTGAGGTTTGCATCAGAAATAGCTGGCGTTCCTGATCTTGGCATGCTGGGCCGTGGCAGTGGAGAAGAAATTGGAACTTATGTTGAGAAACTTATGACCAGTGAATTGTCAGGCAATGTAATAGATATTTGTCCCGTAGGTGCCCTGACATCAAAGCCTTTTGCCTTTAAAGCCCGTAATTGGGAGCTAAAGGGAACCGAAAGCATTGATATAACAGATGCGGTTGGTTCAAATATTCGAATCGATAGTAGAGGTCCTGAGGTCATGCGAATTGTTCCCCGGTTGAATGAG GACATCAACGAGGAGTGGATATCAGATAAAACCCGTTTCTTTTATGATGGCCTGAAGAGACAAAGGCTAAATGATCCAATGATTCGGGGTGCAGATGGGCGCTTTAAGGCTGTGAGCTGGCACGATGCACTTGCAGTGGTTGCAGAAGCAATCCACAAAGTTGAACCAGAAGAAATTGTTGGGGTTGCTGGTAAGCTGTCAGATGCTGAATCTATGATGGCACTAAAGGATTTCTTGAACAAGATGGGGTCAGATAAGATTTGGTGTGAAGGAAATGGCCCGAGTCCAAATGCTGACCTGCGATCTGGATATATTATGAACACTAGCATTAGTGGGTTGGAGAAAGCTGATGCTTTTCTCCTAGTTGGTACACAG CCAAGGGTTGAAGCTGCCATGGTGAATGCCAGAATTCGCAAAACAGTAAAAGCAACTAATGCTAAGGTTGGCTATGTGGGCCCTCCAGCCGATTTAAACTATGCTCACGAGCATTTGGGAACAGGCCCAGAAACACTGACTGAACTTGCTGAGGGACGGCATCCGTTTTACTCTTCCCTATCCAATGCTAAAAACCCTGTCATAATTGTTGGTGCAGGGATTTTTGGACGGAACGATAAGGATTCAATTTTCTCAGTTGTTGAGACCATTGCCAAGAAAATAAACGGTGTCAGGCCTGAATGGAATGGACTCAATGTTTTGTTGCTTAATGCTGCCCAAGCTGCTGCTTTGGACCTTGGACTTGTAGCAGAATCAGAAAAAAGCATTGAATCTGCCAAGTTTGTCTATTTGATGGGTGCAGATGACGTTAATTTGGACAGAACCCCTGATGATGCCTTCGTGGTATACCAAGGCCACCATGGTGATCGGGGTGTGTATCGTGCCAATGTAATTCTACCAGCATCTGCCTTCACTGAAAAAGAAGGCACATATTCAAACACGGAGGGGTGTGCTCAAACTACAGTACCTGCAGTCCCCACTGTTGGTGACTCCAGAGATGACTGGAAAATCATTAGAGCATTGTCTGAGGTGGCAGGTTCTGCGCTACCTTACAACAACCTCAATGCAATCAGATCCCGAATAAGTACAGTGGCACCCAACCTATTGCACGTTGACGAGAGAGAGCCTGCTGTATTTTCAACTTCTGCATTGAGACCGGAAGTCAAGGAGAATCCCGATGCTGCTCCTTTCACAGCTGCTGTAGAGAACTTCTATATGACCGACTCCATTACCAGGGCGTCGAAGATCATGGCGCAGTGCAGTGCCTTGTTGAAGAAATGA
- the LOC121785103 gene encoding pre-mRNA-splicing factor ISY1 homolog, whose amino-acid sequence MARNEEKAQSMLNRFITMKEEEKRPPKQRRPYLASECRDLAEADKWRQQIMREIGRKVAEIQNEGLGEHRIRDLNDEINKLIREKVHWERRIVELGGHNYSRHSAKMTDLDGNIVDVPNPSGRGPGYRYFGAAKKLPGVRELFEKPPELRKRRTRYDIYKRIDASYYGYRDDEDGILEKLEGPAEQNMRAAAVADWKEMEKIKQEARRAVKSGEVVEVGVVSKILFEEEEDVVEEERMKEREEKEKEREFIAHVPLPDEEEIKKKVLEKKKLEMLSKYTSSELLEGLNEAKSLLNIQK is encoded by the exons ATGGCTCGGAACGAAGAGAAAGCGCAGTCCATGCTGAATCGTTTCATCACCATGAAAGAGGAGGAGAAGAGGCCGCCTAAGCAGCGCCGCCCTTACCTGGCATCGGAGTGCCGCGATCTGGCGGAGGCCGACAAGTGGCGCCAGCAAATCATGCGCGAAATCGGCCGGAAAGTCGCTGAGATCCAGAACGAAGGCCTTGGAGAGCACCGCATCAGGGACCTGAACGACGAGATCAACAAGCTCATCCGAGAGAAGGTGCATTGGGAGCGCCGCATCGTGGAGCTGGGAGGACATAATTACTCGAGGCACTCCGCGAAGATGACTGATTTGGATGGCAACATCGTCGACGTGCCCAACCCCAGCGGCAGGGGTCCCGGTTATAGGTACTTTGGCGCCGCCAAGAAGCTTCCTGGTGTTCGGGAGTTATTTGAGAAGCCTCCTGAACTGAGGAAAAGGCGCACAAG GTATGATATCTACAAGAGGATCGATGCAAGTTATTATGGTTATAGGGATGATGAGGATGGCATTTTAGAGAAACTTGAAGGACCAGCAGAGCAGAATATGAGGGCTGCAGCTGTGGCAGACTGGAAGGAGATGGAGAAGATAAAACAGGAAGCAAGGAGAGCTGTAAAGAGCGGTGAGGTGGTGGAAGTGGGTGTTGTGTCGAAAATCTTATTTGAGGAGGAAGAGGATGTGGTCGAGGAAGAGAGaatgaaagagagagaggagaaggagaaggagagagagtTTATTGCTCACGTGCCCCTGCCGGATGAGGAGGAGATAAAAAAGAAAGTACTAGAGAAGAAGAAGCTGGAAATGCTGAGCAAGTATACAAGCAGTGAGTTGCTAGAGGGGCTAAATGAAGCAAAGTCGTTGCTTAATATCCAGAAGTAG